One window of Fusobacterium sp. SYSU M8D902 genomic DNA carries:
- a CDS encoding acetyl-CoA C-acetyltransferase: MAKKVVLAGACRTALGTMGGALSNVSAADLGAVVVKEALNRAGIPAEKVDQVLFGCVIQAGLGQNVARQVSLKAGLSIKTPAVTLNVVCGSGLHTVNMAAAMIQSGQADIVVAGGTENMSSAPYLLRKGRYGYRLGNAELVDSMVNDALWDAFNNYHMGITAENICDQWGLTREELDKFAAESQQKAVKAQEEGRFKDEIVPVVIKGKKGDIIVDTDEGPRPGTTVEGIGKLKPAFKKDGMVTAGNASSINDGAAAIIVMSEEKAKELGVKPMATWIDGALGGVDPSIMGIGPVESTRKVLERTGMKINDFDLIEANEAFAAQSLAVGRDLGIDTSKLNVNGGAIALGHPVGASGCRILVTLLHEMEKRNAKTGLATLCIGGGMGCSAIVKRED, from the coding sequence ATGGCAAAAAAAGTAGTTTTAGCAGGAGCATGTCGTACAGCTTTAGGAACAATGGGAGGAGCGTTAAGTAACGTTTCAGCAGCAGATCTAGGAGCTGTAGTAGTAAAGGAAGCTTTAAATAGAGCAGGAATTCCAGCTGAGAAGGTAGATCAAGTATTATTTGGATGCGTTATTCAAGCAGGATTGGGACAAAACGTTGCTCGTCAAGTATCTTTAAAAGCAGGATTATCAATAAAAACTCCAGCAGTTACATTAAACGTAGTATGTGGATCAGGATTACATACAGTAAATATGGCAGCAGCAATGATTCAATCAGGACAGGCAGATATTGTAGTAGCAGGAGGAACTGAAAACATGTCTTCAGCTCCATACCTATTAAGAAAAGGACGTTATGGATATCGTTTAGGAAATGCAGAATTAGTAGACTCTATGGTAAATGATGCCCTATGGGATGCATTTAACAACTATCATATGGGAATCACTGCTGAGAACATTTGTGATCAATGGGGATTAACTCGTGAAGAGTTAGACAAATTTGCTGCTGAGAGTCAACAAAAAGCAGTAAAAGCTCAAGAAGAGGGAAGATTCAAAGATGAGATCGTTCCAGTTGTAATAAAAGGTAAAAAAGGAGATATCATTGTAGATACAGATGAGGGACCTAGACCTGGAACAACAGTTGAAGGAATTGGAAAATTAAAACCAGCATTCAAAAAAGATGGAATGGTAACAGCAGGAAACGCATCAAGTATAAATGATGGAGCAGCTGCAATAATCGTTATGTCTGAAGAGAAAGCTAAAGAATTGGGAGTAAAACCTATGGCTACATGGATAGATGGAGCATTAGGAGGAGTAGATCCTTCAATAATGGGAATAGGACCAGTTGAATCTACAAGAAAAGTTCTTGAAAGAACAGGAATGAAAATTAATGACTTTGATTTAATAGAAGCAAATGAGGCTTTCGCAGCTCAATCATTAGCTGTAGGAAGAGATTTAGGAATAGATACTTCTAAATTAAACGTAAATGGAGGAGCTATCGCTTTAGGACACCCAGTAGGAGCTTCAGGATGTCGTATCTTAGTAACTCTATTACATGAAA
- a CDS encoding ABC transporter substrate-binding protein — translation MKKYLALVFLLILVGCGITEEKQIENRSLKVALAYKPRSFDPHRHTDSATLAVTKQIYSNLFSIDNEGNIVTELVESYQIQEDSSIILRLKKGVLFHNEDEMKAEDVKRSLERNLEIPVSRVLVEAIESVEVIDGYTLKINQNNSPSILLHNLAHSSTAIVKEVAKNSQDIDLVGTGPYKIEDWSLSEKVVLKGFDKFYGEKAKMKDLVFQTIPETSNRLIALETGEIDIAYDISANDIKGIEKNPKLKVINEVSLGSDFITINTKRVKDKRIRQAIEYAIDKKAIINTVYEGYGVVPKSILSPNVFGYDDEAKIREYNLDRAKELLKEAEVESLKLGLWIYDEPSRQQMAQIIQANLKELGIDVEINVLEVSSFLQYTGMGEHDLLIGLWYVSTGDADYGFYPLLHSSSAGPVGNRSFYSNVEVDNLLDRARKTTSTFERKENYKKVQNIISDEVPLFPIAYKNYTIGLQNNINGFLFNPNGNHILYKVYYEKN, via the coding sequence ATGAAAAAGTACTTGGCATTAGTATTTCTTTTGATATTGGTAGGTTGTGGTATAACTGAGGAGAAACAGATAGAGAATAGGAGTTTGAAGGTTGCTTTAGCTTATAAACCTAGATCTTTTGATCCACATAGACATACTGATAGTGCAACATTAGCAGTGACAAAACAGATATATAGCAATCTTTTTTCGATAGATAATGAGGGGAATATTGTTACAGAACTTGTTGAAAGTTATCAGATACAAGAGGATAGTTCTATAATATTAAGATTGAAAAAAGGTGTCTTATTTCATAATGAAGATGAGATGAAAGCAGAGGATGTAAAAAGGAGTCTAGAAAGAAATTTGGAGATCCCTGTTTCAAGAGTTTTAGTAGAAGCAATAGAGAGTGTGGAAGTGATAGATGGTTATACTTTAAAGATTAACCAAAATAACTCACCCTCAATATTGTTACACAACTTAGCTCATTCATCAACTGCTATTGTTAAGGAAGTTGCAAAAAACTCACAGGATATTGATTTAGTGGGAACAGGACCATATAAAATTGAGGATTGGTCCCTAAGTGAAAAAGTTGTATTAAAAGGTTTTGACAAATTTTATGGTGAAAAAGCAAAGATGAAGGATCTTGTTTTCCAGACTATCCCCGAAACTTCAAATAGACTGATAGCACTTGAAACTGGAGAAATAGATATAGCTTATGATATTTCAGCAAATGATATAAAAGGAATTGAAAAAAATCCAAAATTAAAAGTGATCAATGAAGTATCTTTAGGTAGTGACTTTATAACAATAAATACTAAAAGAGTTAAAGATAAGCGTATAAGACAAGCAATAGAGTATGCTATTGATAAAAAGGCAATAATAAATACAGTGTATGAAGGTTATGGAGTTGTTCCAAAATCTATATTATCACCCAATGTTTTTGGTTATGATGATGAGGCTAAGATCAGAGAGTATAATTTAGATAGAGCAAAAGAGTTATTGAAAGAGGCAGAAGTAGAGAGTTTAAAATTGGGCCTTTGGATATATGATGAACCTTCAAGACAGCAGATGGCCCAGATAATACAGGCTAATTTAAAAGAGTTGGGAATAGATGTGGAGATAAACGTACTAGAGGTATCTTCTTTTTTACAATACACAGGAATGGGAGAACATGATCTATTGATAGGACTTTGGTATGTTAGCACTGGTGATGCTGACTATGGTTTCTATCCATTACTACACTCATCTTCAGCTGGACCAGTTGGAAATAGAAGTTTTTATTCAAATGTTGAGGTTGATAATTTACTAGATAGAGCAAGAAAAACTACCTCTACTTTTGAGAGAAAAGAGAATTATAAAAAAGTTCAAAATATAATCAGTGATGAGGTTCCACTGTTTCCAATTGCATACAAAAATTATACAATTGGGTTGCAAAATAATATAAATGGTTTCTTGTTTAATCCCAATGGAAATCATATTTTATATAAGGTTTATTATGAAAAAAATTAA
- a CDS encoding diacylglycerol kinase, giving the protein MDILERCDTMGDSRNKWKNIGVTEKFNVAFEGIFETIRTERHMKFHCFCTIIIFILSLFLDIGKNEALAVIISVSLIWIAELFNTAIESCVDMVTEKYHPLAKRAKDIAAGAVLVTAINALFVGYIVFEKKIAINMRDMFYVLKSSFQHTVLSIFVLIIVIVICIKAISGKGTALRGGFPSGHSALATSILTLVTSQTDNPKIFFLTLVLTILVIHSRIEGKIHTFFETMVGAFLGWAVTYLILVIVNL; this is encoded by the coding sequence TTGGATATACTAGAGAGATGTGATACTATGGGAGATTCTAGAAATAAATGGAAAAATATAGGAGTAACAGAAAAGTTTAATGTTGCTTTTGAAGGGATTTTTGAAACAATAAGAACAGAGAGACATATGAAATTTCATTGTTTTTGTACAATTATAATCTTTATCCTATCTTTATTTTTAGATATTGGAAAAAATGAAGCTCTTGCTGTAATCATAAGTGTTTCACTAATCTGGATAGCCGAACTTTTTAATACAGCTATTGAAAGTTGTGTGGACATGGTTACTGAAAAATATCATCCTTTGGCTAAGAGAGCTAAGGATATTGCAGCTGGAGCTGTTTTGGTAACGGCTATAAACGCTTTATTTGTAGGTTATATAGTCTTTGAGAAGAAGATAGCAATAAATATGAGAGATATGTTTTATGTTTTAAAAAGCTCATTTCAACACACAGTGCTATCTATATTTGTACTAATAATAGTAATTGTAATCTGCATTAAAGCTATTTCAGGAAAGGGAACAGCATTGAGAGGGGGATTTCCAAGTGGTCATAGTGCATTGGCAACTTCAATATTGACACTGGTAACTTCTCAAACAGATAATCCTAAAATATTTTTTCTTACTCTTGTTTTGACAATTTTAGTGATTCACTCTAGAATAGAGGGGAAAATACATACATTTTTTGAAACAATGGTAGGAGCATTTTTAGGTTGGGCAGTGACATATCTTATATTAGTAATAGTAAATTTATAG
- the ybeY gene encoding rRNA maturation RNase YbeY has protein sequence MELILEMSLEIEGFDDLVNENEIKEYVEKVLTKEYESEAPVYMSLLFTGNDEIQVINREYRDKDQPTDVISFAYHETEDFDIGPYDTLGDIVISLERVVEQAKEYNHSEKRELYYVLTHGILHLLGYDHIEEEDKIEMRAKEEEILGTFGYTREM, from the coding sequence ATGGAATTGATATTAGAGATGTCTTTAGAGATAGAGGGATTTGATGATTTAGTAAATGAGAATGAGATAAAGGAGTATGTAGAGAAAGTTTTAACAAAGGAGTATGAGTCAGAAGCTCCAGTATATATGTCACTTTTATTTACAGGAAATGATGAGATTCAAGTAATAAATAGAGAGTATAGAGATAAGGATCAGCCTACTGATGTTATCTCATTTGCTTATCATGAGACTGAAGATTTTGATATAGGACCTTATGATACATTAGGGGATATAGTTATCTCATTAGAGAGAGTAGTAGAACAGGCAAAAGAGTATAATCACTCAGAAAAAAGAGAACTATACTATGTTTTAACTCATGGAATTTTACACCTTTTAGGATATGATCATATAGAAGAGGAAGATAAAATAGAGATGAGAGCCAAAGAGGAAGAGATATTAGGAACTTTTGGATATACTAGAGAGATGTGA
- a CDS encoding HDIG domain-containing metalloprotein codes for MKTINLFGLKLQFEVKRNRYSDENIYSKEYSLREKLIYIILVMFIIAFSSKISLLSNQNNYKVGDIVKADLYAPNTIIFKDQGAKEKIIEGIIKESGKEYIYSSDVEKLYLDYFDDFFKSINQLKNGIVTELEANLLERNTNKKIPQNLIEELVSLKEKEIDRIERGSRKFLVEAYKEGIVQEKNGVFYRTPVDKKYEKLNDLEKKIVDIFVSPNYIYDEVKTKKNIQEKVSQISDQYVEIKAGTLIAKTGEVLNERRIKILEACGIYSYKKSFSLIFANILYLGIISSLFYSLFFNNYKKIILNKNYYRSSMLILAGILLTFRVLNNDWMYFIPVDTAFFLLILLVDKTYAISLFSFMLFFLMPILNYNLQYFTIYFISMAFAAHIVSKITTRSGIIAAGIQLSILKVTLYLLLSYFSEVESFTIAIIVGSILLSGLVSGMLTIAFLPYFEKTFNILTIFRLLELGDLSHPLLKKISVEAPGTFQHSVMVATLSENAATAIGANAVFCRVASYYHDLGKTKRPKFYVENQQNGENPHNKISPFMSTLIITSHTKDGAELAKEYQIPKEIRDIMYEHQGTTFLAYFYNAAKNIDPNVEKEEFRYSGPKPKTKESAIIMLADSIEAAIRSLDEKSPMAMESMIRKIINGKIEDNQLSEANLTFKEIEVIIKTFVKTLVSIHHVRIKYPGQK; via the coding sequence ATGAAAACTATAAATCTCTTTGGATTGAAACTACAGTTTGAAGTAAAGAGAAATAGATATAGTGATGAAAATATTTACTCCAAAGAGTACTCCTTGAGAGAGAAATTGATATATATAATTTTGGTTATGTTTATCATAGCATTTTCCTCAAAAATCTCTTTGTTATCCAATCAAAATAACTACAAGGTGGGAGATATAGTTAAGGCTGATCTATATGCACCAAACACTATTATCTTTAAGGATCAAGGTGCTAAGGAGAAGATAATAGAGGGGATAATCAAAGAATCAGGGAAAGAGTATATTTACTCTTCAGATGTAGAAAAATTATACCTAGATTATTTTGATGACTTTTTCAAGAGTATCAATCAATTGAAAAATGGTATAGTAACCGAGTTAGAGGCTAATCTCCTAGAGAGAAATACAAATAAGAAGATTCCACAAAACTTGATAGAGGAACTTGTATCTCTCAAAGAAAAAGAGATCGATAGAATAGAGAGAGGAAGTAGAAAATTCTTAGTAGAAGCTTATAAAGAGGGGATAGTTCAAGAGAAAAACGGTGTTTTTTATAGGACACCAGTGGATAAAAAATATGAAAAATTAAATGATTTAGAGAAAAAAATTGTGGATATTTTTGTTTCACCAAACTATATCTATGATGAGGTAAAAACAAAGAAAAATATTCAGGAAAAAGTTTCTCAGATAAGTGATCAATATGTTGAGATAAAAGCTGGAACACTCATAGCTAAAACAGGAGAAGTATTGAATGAGAGAAGGATAAAGATATTAGAAGCTTGTGGTATCTACTCTTATAAGAAGAGTTTTTCCTTGATCTTTGCTAATATTCTTTATTTAGGGATAATCTCATCACTGTTTTATAGCTTGTTTTTCAATAATTATAAAAAAATAATCTTAAATAAGAATTATTATAGATCTTCAATGTTGATTTTAGCAGGGATACTCCTCACTTTTAGAGTGTTAAACAACGATTGGATGTATTTTATTCCTGTTGATACAGCGTTTTTTCTATTGATACTCTTGGTTGACAAAACCTATGCAATATCACTATTTTCATTTATGTTATTTTTTCTGATGCCGATATTGAATTACAATCTACAGTATTTTACAATATACTTCATATCAATGGCTTTTGCAGCTCATATTGTTTCTAAAATAACAACGAGATCAGGAATAATAGCAGCAGGAATACAATTGTCTATACTAAAAGTAACATTGTACTTACTGCTCTCATATTTTTCAGAGGTGGAGAGCTTTACTATTGCAATTATAGTAGGATCAATTTTACTTTCTGGGCTTGTATCAGGAATGTTAACAATAGCGTTCTTACCATATTTTGAAAAGACATTTAATATATTAACTATATTTAGATTGTTGGAGTTAGGAGATTTATCACACCCACTTTTGAAAAAAATATCAGTGGAAGCTCCAGGAACATTCCAACACTCAGTGATGGTAGCCACACTTTCAGAAAACGCAGCAACAGCCATAGGAGCAAATGCAGTTTTTTGCCGTGTAGCTTCATATTACCATGATTTAGGAAAGACAAAGAGACCTAAATTTTATGTAGAAAATCAACAAAATGGAGAGAATCCACATAATAAGATTTCACCATTTATGAGTACACTAATAATTACCTCACATACTAAAGATGGAGCAGAGCTAGCAAAAGAGTATCAAATCCCTAAAGAGATAAGGGATATTATGTATGAACATCAGGGGACTACATTTTTAGCATACTTTTATAATGCAGCAAAGAATATAGATCCAAATGTTGAAAAAGAGGAGTTTAGATATAGTGGACCAAAACCTAAAACAAAGGAATCAGCAATAATAATGCTAGCAGATTCTATTGAAGCAGCTATAAGATCGTTGGATGAGAAATCACCAATGGCAATGGAGAGTATGATTAGAAAGATAATAAATGGAAAAATAGAGGATAACCAGTTATCAGAAGCGAATCTTACTTTTAAAGAGATAGAGGTTATAATAAAAACTTTTGTAAAAACTTTAGTAAGTATTCACCATGTTAGAATTAAATATCCAGGACAAAAATAA
- a CDS encoding helicase C-terminal domain-containing protein, with translation MDIKDKISSAAREVMRIEIAEAQGNEVFFRGIPDENGVVQEVQVLARGNSYSVPAILKAMRKGEVIIHNHPSGFLYPSDADIEVASIYSNRMDGASYIVNNDVSDVYVIIELFKDENVKIDIAPYFEKTGLLSQTFKGFEYRDEQLHMAKHIEKGLNSEIPVIVEAGTGTGKTLAYLIPSIEWAIKNRKRVVISTNTINLQEQLLNKDIPIAKRVIQGDFKYILVKGRGNYLCNRKYHNLAMGDTSIIEDFSPSQKNQFVEIIKWGNQTEIGDKGELPFEVDNSVWELFQSETDMCSGNKCPYKAECFFLKSREEKKKADILITNHHMYFSDLAIRKEIGFNTEYSILPEYGLVVFDEAHNIEKVARDYFSYEASKYSFTKTMNQIFTTEGKKKNTGALDFILKYIKSAEIDSRGILEREIEEIKLKHKSLYISGREYFNHIIDVFSKGEMGTFTFRAKKEEMENSPFLNTLTDYKDTFLSDYNSYIRKVRELIKELKDEEDTAGHINDFSKYVDRLDGFINNFRFIHDFSDDEFIYWIEVNSRKSNSKLVATPLKIDGELQKNLYLNLKQIIFTSATIAIGSDFSYFKESIGLDKNTLEKVIHSPFDYDRQMKVYIPNDIPNPSEKNFIDDVSEFLKAQLIASKGKAFVLFTSYQMLNYVYYMIREELERNGIQLFIQGMTSRTHLVNMYTAGKNPVLFGTDSFWEGVDIKGNQLSNVIIVKLPFKVPSDPVTEAIIEHITAQGKNSFTEYQVPEAVIKFKQGIGRLIRSKTDSGTITILDNRVVTKRYGRFFIDSIPTKNINVLSKSEILKDIIKELKGGKK, from the coding sequence ATGGATATAAAAGATAAGATTTCATCTGCAGCTAGGGAAGTTATGAGAATAGAAATAGCTGAAGCTCAAGGAAATGAAGTGTTTTTTAGAGGAATCCCAGATGAAAATGGAGTAGTTCAAGAGGTCCAAGTATTGGCTAGGGGAAATAGTTATTCTGTTCCTGCTATTCTAAAGGCTATGAGAAAAGGTGAGGTAATTATACACAATCACCCTTCTGGATTTCTTTATCCATCAGATGCTGATATAGAGGTTGCGTCAATATATTCCAATAGAATGGATGGGGCTTCATATATAGTTAATAATGATGTATCAGATGTCTATGTTATAATAGAACTATTTAAAGATGAGAATGTAAAGATAGATATAGCTCCATACTTTGAAAAAACAGGATTATTATCTCAGACTTTTAAAGGTTTTGAATATAGAGATGAACAACTACATATGGCAAAGCATATAGAGAAGGGATTAAATTCAGAGATACCTGTAATAGTAGAGGCTGGAACAGGAACAGGAAAAACTTTGGCTTATTTGATACCAAGTATAGAGTGGGCAATAAAAAATAGAAAAAGAGTTGTTATTTCAACTAATACTATAAATTTACAAGAGCAACTGCTAAATAAGGATATTCCAATAGCCAAAAGAGTGATACAGGGAGATTTTAAATATATTCTTGTAAAAGGTCGTGGGAACTATCTATGCAATAGAAAATACCATAATTTAGCTATGGGAGATACCTCAATTATTGAGGATTTTTCACCTTCACAAAAAAATCAGTTTGTAGAGATCATAAAATGGGGAAATCAAACTGAGATAGGAGATAAGGGAGAATTACCTTTTGAAGTTGATAACAGTGTTTGGGAGCTATTTCAGAGTGAGACAGATATGTGCTCAGGAAATAAGTGCCCGTATAAAGCAGAGTGTTTCTTTTTGAAGTCTAGAGAGGAGAAGAAGAAAGCTGATATATTGATAACAAATCATCATATGTATTTCTCTGATTTAGCTATTAGAAAGGAGATAGGTTTTAATACAGAGTACTCTATATTGCCAGAGTATGGACTTGTCGTATTTGATGAGGCACACAATATAGAAAAAGTAGCAAGAGATTACTTCTCTTATGAAGCTTCTAAGTATAGCTTTACCAAGACTATGAATCAGATATTTACAACTGAAGGGAAGAAAAAAAATACAGGAGCTTTAGATTTTATACTTAAATATATAAAAAGTGCTGAAATAGATAGTAGAGGTATATTAGAGAGAGAGATTGAAGAGATTAAACTCAAACATAAGTCTCTTTATATTTCTGGAAGAGAGTATTTTAACCATATTATAGATGTATTTTCAAAGGGAGAAATGGGTACTTTTACTTTTAGAGCAAAGAAAGAGGAGATGGAAAACTCTCCATTTTTAAATACATTGACGGATTATAAAGATACTTTTTTAAGTGATTACAACTCCTATATTAGAAAGGTTAGAGAACTTATAAAAGAGTTGAAAGATGAAGAGGATACAGCTGGTCATATCAATGATTTTTCTAAATATGTAGATAGATTAGATGGGTTTATAAATAATTTCAGATTTATCCATGATTTTTCAGATGATGAATTCATCTATTGGATTGAGGTAAATAGTAGAAAAAGTAATTCAAAACTTGTGGCTACACCTCTAAAGATAGATGGAGAGTTGCAAAAAAATCTATATTTGAATTTGAAACAGATAATTTTCACTTCAGCAACAATAGCAATAGGAAGTGATTTTAGTTATTTTAAGGAATCTATAGGTCTGGATAAAAATACTTTGGAAAAGGTGATACACTCTCCTTTTGATTATGATAGACAGATGAAGGTTTATATTCCTAATGATATACCAAATCCTTCAGAGAAAAATTTTATAGATGATGTTTCAGAGTTTTTGAAGGCACAACTCATAGCATCAAAGGGAAAGGCCTTTGTATTGTTTACCTCTTATCAGATGTTAAACTATGTTTACTATATGATAAGAGAGGAGTTAGAGAGAAATGGTATACAGCTATTTATTCAGGGAATGACTTCAAGAACACATTTAGTAAATATGTATACTGCAGGAAAAAATCCTGTTTTATTTGGAACAGATTCCTTTTGGGAAGGTGTTGACATAAAAGGAAATCAACTAAGTAATGTAATAATTGTAAAACTTCCATTTAAAGTTCCAAGTGATCCTGTTACAGAAGCGATAATTGAGCATATTACTGCACAGGGAAAAAATTCATTTACAGAATATCAGGTTCCAGAGGCTGTAATTAAATTTAAGCAGGGAATAGGAAGATTGATAAGAAGTAAAACTGATTCAGGAACAATAACTATATTAGATAATAGAGTTGTTACCAAGAGATATGGAAGATTTTTTATAGATTCTATTCCAACAAAAAATATAAATGTTCTTTCAAAATCAGAGATTTTAAAAGATATTATAAAAGAATTGAAAGGTGGTAAAAAATGA
- the rpsT gene encoding 30S ribosomal protein S20 — translation MAHSRSAKKRVLVAERNRERNQAVKSRVKTMVKKVLSAVEVKEVEAANAALSVAYKELDKAVSKGIMKKNTASRKKARLAAKVNAL, via the coding sequence TTGGCACATTCAAGATCAGCTAAAAAGAGAGTATTAGTAGCAGAAAGAAACAGAGAGAGAAATCAAGCAGTTAAATCTAGAGTTAAAACTATGGTTAAAAAAGTTTTATCAGCTGTAGAAGTTAAAGAAGTAGAAGCAGCTAACGCAGCTTTATCAGTAGCTTACAAAGAGTTAGATAAAGCAGTTTCTAAAGGAATCATGAAGAAAAATACAGCTTCTAGAAAGAAAGCTAGATTAGCAGCTAAAGTAAACGCACTTTAA
- a CDS encoding HAD-IIIA family hydrolase, with protein MIKLIILDVDGTLTDGKLYMDDKDNCLKAFDVKDGFAIVQWIKLGGIVAIITGKSSEIVRRRKDELGIQELAQGVSNKVVELNKLIEKYGITKEEIAYIGDDINDLGVMKEVVFSACPKDAVSEVLERVDYISSKNGGNGAVREIFEKIMKENGMWQKVLDRYLNEK; from the coding sequence ATGATAAAACTTATAATACTAGATGTTGATGGAACTTTAACTGATGGGAAATTATATATGGATGATAAAGACAATTGCCTCAAAGCTTTTGATGTTAAAGATGGTTTTGCAATAGTCCAATGGATTAAATTGGGTGGTATAGTAGCTATAATAACTGGAAAGTCTTCTGAGATTGTCAGAAGAAGAAAAGATGAGTTGGGAATACAAGAGTTGGCTCAAGGTGTTAGTAATAAAGTAGTCGAACTTAACAAACTCATTGAAAAGTATGGTATCACTAAAGAGGAAATCGCCTATATTGGAGATGATATTAATGATCTAGGTGTAATGAAGGAAGTTGTTTTTTCAGCTTGTCCAAAAGACGCTGTATCTGAAGTCTTAGAAAGAGTTGATTACATCTCTAGTAAAAATGGTGGAAATGGTGCTGTAAGAGAGATCTTTGAAAAGATTATGAAAGAAAATGGTATGTGGCAAAAAGTTTTAGATAGATATCTAAATGAAAAATAA
- a CDS encoding OmpA family protein → MKKFLLALSILSLAMTGCTSSNENLKEMTIVEGETEYVLEDVSSEKKPLEDIIVFDEKGVIIRKENGNLILSMPEEILFDFDSYSVKGSVKNSLNGLTKALVEHKDIKLKIDGHTDFIGSDQYNFNLSLKRANSIKSYLIGRGAMANNISVEGYGKQNPIASNKTEAGRSRNRRVEFIISRDEVVF, encoded by the coding sequence ATGAAAAAATTTTTGTTAGCGTTGAGTATTTTGTCCCTTGCAATGACTGGTTGTACATCTTCAAATGAAAATTTAAAAGAGATGACAATAGTAGAGGGTGAAACAGAGTATGTTTTAGAAGATGTAAGTAGTGAGAAAAAACCACTTGAAGATATTATTGTATTTGATGAGAAGGGTGTAATAATAAGAAAAGAGAATGGAAATCTTATACTCTCTATGCCAGAGGAGATATTATTTGACTTTGATAGCTATTCAGTAAAAGGAAGTGTAAAGAATAGTTTAAATGGATTGACAAAAGCTTTGGTGGAACATAAGGATATAAAATTAAAGATAGATGGACATACTGACTTTATTGGTAGTGATCAGTATAATTTCAATCTTTCATTGAAGAGAGCCAACTCTATAAAAAGTTACTTGATAGGAAGAGGAGCAATGGCTAATAATATCTCAGTGGAGGGATATGGAAAACAAAATCCAATAGCTTCAAATAAAACAGAGGCTGGAAGATCTAGAAATAGAAGAGTAGAGTTTATAATTTCAAGAGATGAAGTGGTATTCTAA